The following are encoded in a window of Primulina eburnea isolate SZY01 chromosome 4, ASM2296580v1, whole genome shotgun sequence genomic DNA:
- the LOC140829204 gene encoding NDR1/HIN1-like protein 13 → MAERVYPSAKPPANGTAAATTTNGAAPAAFPANKAQLYNATRPAYRPQPPPRRSKRRVCCVCCLWTTVFILILILLAGIAGVVFYVIYRPHRPSFSVTSLQLSKFNLTDTTLTSAFNFTLVARNPNKKITFFYDTIAVEIFSGDIAIGSGSFPAFTHGTENTTTLRTVVSSSSAPIPDGTDISPLKSSLKNKNVPLKIQLDSKVKVKVGKLNTKKLKIRVVCDGIKITPPSGNSTASATTSKVKCKVDPRIKIIKWTV, encoded by the coding sequence ATGGCGGAGAGAGTTTATCCATCTGCAAAACCACCGGCAAACGGCACTGCTGCCGCCACCACAACAAACGGCGCTGCACCCGCTGCGTTCCCGGCGAATAAAGCTCAGCTCTATAACGCGACGCGCCCAGCCTACCGTCCTCAGCCTCCGCCACGCCGGAGCAAACGGCGCGTATGCTGCGTTTGCTGCCTCTGGACCACAGTATTCATCCTAATCTTAATCCTCCTAGCTGGAATAGCCGGTGTCGTATTCTACGTGATCTACCGACCCCACCGACCCTCCTTCTCCGTCACATCTCTCCAGCTCTCCAAATTTAACCTCACCGACACAACCTTAACATCCGCCTTCAACTTTACCCTCGTTGCTCGTAACCCTAACAAGAAGATCACCTTCTTCTACGATACGATCGCGGTGGAAATATTCTCCGGAGACATCGCAATAGGTTCTGGATCTTTCCCGGCTTTCACTCATGGCACCGAAAACACGACGACTCTGAGAACAGTCGTCTCGAGTTCGTCAGCTCCGATTCCCGACGGGACCGATATCTCGCCGTTGAAATCCAGCTTGAAGAACAAGAATGTACCGCTGAAAATTCAACTGGATTCAAAGGTGAAGGTGAAAGTCGGGAAACTGAACACGAAAAAACTGAAAATCAGGGTCGTTTGCGACGGAATCAAGATTACTCCTCCTTCAGGCAATTCTACTGCCTCCGCGACGACTTCGAAAGTGAAATGCAAAGTGGATCCGAGAATCAAGATCATCAAGTGGACAGTTTGA